In Oryza sativa Japonica Group chromosome 11, ASM3414082v1, the following are encoded in one genomic region:
- the LOC4349567 gene encoding probable receptor-like protein kinase At5g18500 isoform X1: MAMCCLELMVIIWLLPCSFLMTTSVADSTSCSVPDHSVKHSCLVFVATLRTFDRLASLYVLDDPKMSSNSTLTDSLHERTIVFGLKLWVVIGISVGASLLGVLLILIVCLTLQTWIKRSRRTFKEIPITQIPSASKDIKEVRAVDEFLPNDFVVHDGLLLAIQNEPVEPVDKDVNQFAQEDKTIQGEENSPVPLHYVDNYDVIQSVSTCEQSSSHAPVDSVLLPGLPEFSYLGWGHWFTLRDLELATNCFSKDNVIGEGGYGVVYRGRLSNGTPVAVKKILNNLGQAEREFRVEVEAIGHVRHKNLVRLLGYCVEGTQRMLVYEYVNNGNLESWLHGELSQYSSLTWLARMKILLGTAKALAYLHEAIEPKVVHRDIKASNILIDDEFNAKISDFGLAKMLGAGKSHIATRVMGTFGYVAPEYANSGLLNEKSDVYSFGVVLLEAITGRDPIDYDRPTDEVNLVDWLKMMVAHRRSEEVVDPNLERRPSTKELKRALLTALRCIDLNAEKRPRMDQVVRMLDSNEPIPQEERRQRQNHISNNSETEPLRGKSSSGKSDAPENEMRPPRYKNRSFPPK, from the exons ATGGCGATGTGTTGTCTTGAACTCATGGTCATTATCTGGTTGCTACCATGTAGCTTTCTCATGACCACTAGTGTTGCCGACTCAACGAGTTGTAGTGTTCCTGACCATTCTGTTAAACATTCATGCCTTGTCTTTGTGGCAACACTAAGAACATTTGATCGGCTAGCAAGCTTATAT GTACTTGATGATCCGAAGATGTCATCAAACTCCACTCTGACAGATTCTCTTCATGAGAGAACAATTGTTTTTGGCCTGAAACTTTGGGTTGTAATTGGGATATCTGTTGGAGCATCCCTACTTGGTGTTCTTCTCATACTTATTGTATGCCTCACCTTACAAACTTGGATCAAACGGTCACGTAGGACATTCAAGGAAATTCCAATTACCCAAATACCTTCTGCATCCAAAGATATCAAGGAAGTGAGGGCAGTGGACGAATTTTTGCCCAATGATTTCGTTGTACATGATGGGCTTCTACTCGCCATTCAGAATGAACCTGTTGAACCAGTGGATAAAGATGTGAATCAGTTTGCTCAAGAGGACAAGACGATACAAGGAGAAGAAAACAGTCCTGTTCCTCTTCATTACGTGGACAACTATGATGTAATTCAATCTGTTTCCACATGTGAACAGTCTTCCTCGCATGCTCCCGTCGACTCTGTTCTGTTGCCAGGCTTACCTGAGTTCTCTTACCTTGGCTGGGGTCATTGGTTCACTCTCAGGGATCTGGAACTTGCAACCAACTGTTTTTCAAAGGATAATGTAATTGGTGAGGGTGGATATGGTGTTGTCTACCGTGGCAGATTATCAAATGGCACCCCAGTGGCTGTCAAAAAAATCCTTAACAATCT AGGACAAGCTGAGAGAGAATTCAGAGTGGAAGTTGAAGCAATTGGTCATGTCCGACACAAGAATTTGGTTCGCCTTTTGGGGTACTGTGTTGAAGGCACTCAAAG GATGCTTGTGTATGAGTATGTCAACAATGGGAATCTCGAAAGTTGGTTACATGGAGAGTTATCCCAATATAGTTCTCTCACTTGGCTAGCGCGCATGAAAATTCTTTTGGGTACTGCAAAGGC CCTTGCTTACTTACATGAGGCAATTGAACCAAAAGTTGTGCATCGTGATATCAAGGCCAGTAATATATTGATTGATGATGAGTTTAACGCCAAAATATCTGACTTTGGTTTGGCCAAGATGCTAGGTGCTGGTAAAAGTCATATTGCTACTCGAGTTATGGGTACTTTTGG CTATGTCGCGCCTGAGTATGCTAACAGTGGACTTTTGAATGAAAAGAGTGATGTCTACAGTTTTGGGGTGGTTCTGCTGGAAGCTATTACAGGTAGAGATCCCATTGACTATGATCGCCCTACAGATGAG GTAAACCTAGTTGACTGGCTTAAAATGATGGTTGCCCACAGACGATCTGAAGAAGTTGTTGATCCAAACCTGGAGAGAAGACCATCGACAAAGGAGCTCAAACGTGCCCTTTTGACAGCTCTGAGGTGCATCGATTTGAATGCTGAGAAGAGACCAAGGATGGACCAGGTGGTCCGGATGTTGGACTCTAATGAACCCATTCCTCAAGAG GAAAGAAGACAACGACAGAACCACATCTCTAATAATTCAGAGACCGAGCCATTAAGAGGCAAGAGCAGCAGCGGCAAGAGTGATGCCCCTGAAAATGAGATGAGGCCACCTCGGTATAAGAATCGATCATTTCCCCCCAAGTGA
- the LOC4349567 gene encoding probable receptor-like protein kinase At5g18500 isoform X2: MSSNSTLTDSLHERTIVFGLKLWVVIGISVGASLLGVLLILIVCLTLQTWIKRSRRTFKEIPITQIPSASKDIKEVRAVDEFLPNDFVVHDGLLLAIQNEPVEPVDKDVNQFAQEDKTIQGEENSPVPLHYVDNYDVIQSVSTCEQSSSHAPVDSVLLPGLPEFSYLGWGHWFTLRDLELATNCFSKDNVIGEGGYGVVYRGRLSNGTPVAVKKILNNLGQAEREFRVEVEAIGHVRHKNLVRLLGYCVEGTQRMLVYEYVNNGNLESWLHGELSQYSSLTWLARMKILLGTAKALAYLHEAIEPKVVHRDIKASNILIDDEFNAKISDFGLAKMLGAGKSHIATRVMGTFGYVAPEYANSGLLNEKSDVYSFGVVLLEAITGRDPIDYDRPTDEVNLVDWLKMMVAHRRSEEVVDPNLERRPSTKELKRALLTALRCIDLNAEKRPRMDQVVRMLDSNEPIPQEERRQRQNHISNNSETEPLRGKSSSGKSDAPENEMRPPRYKNRSFPPK, translated from the exons ATGTCATCAAACTCCACTCTGACAGATTCTCTTCATGAGAGAACAATTGTTTTTGGCCTGAAACTTTGGGTTGTAATTGGGATATCTGTTGGAGCATCCCTACTTGGTGTTCTTCTCATACTTATTGTATGCCTCACCTTACAAACTTGGATCAAACGGTCACGTAGGACATTCAAGGAAATTCCAATTACCCAAATACCTTCTGCATCCAAAGATATCAAGGAAGTGAGGGCAGTGGACGAATTTTTGCCCAATGATTTCGTTGTACATGATGGGCTTCTACTCGCCATTCAGAATGAACCTGTTGAACCAGTGGATAAAGATGTGAATCAGTTTGCTCAAGAGGACAAGACGATACAAGGAGAAGAAAACAGTCCTGTTCCTCTTCATTACGTGGACAACTATGATGTAATTCAATCTGTTTCCACATGTGAACAGTCTTCCTCGCATGCTCCCGTCGACTCTGTTCTGTTGCCAGGCTTACCTGAGTTCTCTTACCTTGGCTGGGGTCATTGGTTCACTCTCAGGGATCTGGAACTTGCAACCAACTGTTTTTCAAAGGATAATGTAATTGGTGAGGGTGGATATGGTGTTGTCTACCGTGGCAGATTATCAAATGGCACCCCAGTGGCTGTCAAAAAAATCCTTAACAATCT AGGACAAGCTGAGAGAGAATTCAGAGTGGAAGTTGAAGCAATTGGTCATGTCCGACACAAGAATTTGGTTCGCCTTTTGGGGTACTGTGTTGAAGGCACTCAAAG GATGCTTGTGTATGAGTATGTCAACAATGGGAATCTCGAAAGTTGGTTACATGGAGAGTTATCCCAATATAGTTCTCTCACTTGGCTAGCGCGCATGAAAATTCTTTTGGGTACTGCAAAGGC CCTTGCTTACTTACATGAGGCAATTGAACCAAAAGTTGTGCATCGTGATATCAAGGCCAGTAATATATTGATTGATGATGAGTTTAACGCCAAAATATCTGACTTTGGTTTGGCCAAGATGCTAGGTGCTGGTAAAAGTCATATTGCTACTCGAGTTATGGGTACTTTTGG CTATGTCGCGCCTGAGTATGCTAACAGTGGACTTTTGAATGAAAAGAGTGATGTCTACAGTTTTGGGGTGGTTCTGCTGGAAGCTATTACAGGTAGAGATCCCATTGACTATGATCGCCCTACAGATGAG GTAAACCTAGTTGACTGGCTTAAAATGATGGTTGCCCACAGACGATCTGAAGAAGTTGTTGATCCAAACCTGGAGAGAAGACCATCGACAAAGGAGCTCAAACGTGCCCTTTTGACAGCTCTGAGGTGCATCGATTTGAATGCTGAGAAGAGACCAAGGATGGACCAGGTGGTCCGGATGTTGGACTCTAATGAACCCATTCCTCAAGAG GAAAGAAGACAACGACAGAACCACATCTCTAATAATTCAGAGACCGAGCCATTAAGAGGCAAGAGCAGCAGCGGCAAGAGTGATGCCCCTGAAAATGAGATGAGGCCACCTCGGTATAAGAATCGATCATTTCCCCCCAAGTGA